The genomic interval TTGTTAACAGCGATATCAGCGCGAGCCAGAACCTGTCTTCAGCCGACCTCTTATAGGTTAACGAAACCTCCCACTGGAAGAGGGAGTTGTCGGCATAACCTTCCACATCCTCCGTCTTTATATACCCCTCTTCCAATAGCTGTTTCGTAAGAGGGGTTTTCGGCATGTGAGTAAGGGATACGACGATCAGCGAATAGGGTCGCGGCACCTGGAGCATGAACTCGAAATTCTTCCTCTTGTCCTCGCTTGTCTCCAGGGGATTGTCAATTATCAGGTCATAATTGCTATTCACGCCGTGTCGGGTCAATATGCGAGTGGCATTAAGAACCTTTTCGTTCGACAGCCTTCGTCCGTAAAGGTCGTTCGATACCCTTTCAGAGCCGCTTTGAATCCCCATATCAACCGTGTACATACCGGCTGAAACCAGCTTCGCCACGAGATTATCGTTTATATGATGAGGATGCAGGAACGCGTCAAACGGGACGCCAACCTGTCGCCCGTATTTCTCAACGAATTCCTCTGTCCATTTTTTATTCGTCGCAAAAAGCTCGTCATAAAACTTGACGCGCCTTACATCCATGATCTTCTGCGCCGCCTTTATCTCGGAAATAATTCTATCAATGTTGCCAAGCCTGATGTATTTGGAATTCGCCTTAGGGAAAAACGAATTCATGCAGAAATTGCAGGCATGGGGACATCCGCGCGAGCCGACCATCGACAGCGAAGTATCGTTAAGAATAGGATCGCCCTTTATAACTTCCCCGCCGCGTGTATGGTACTTCCCCGGCGCGTCATAGTGGATTATCGGGAGATCGTTGATATCGACCCACTCAGTCATCCCGTTTTTTATAATGCCGCCGTCCGGCTTTTTCAACCAAAGACCCTGTATACCTGTGATGTCGCTCCCCTCTTCAAGCCCTTTCATGAAACTCAGGAGAGCCTTCTCCCCGTCACCGACGCAAGCCGCGTCCGCGTACTCCATTGTTTCATCGGGGCAGGAGGTCGGATCGATGGAACCGCAGATGACAGGCACGCCAAGCTCCTCGCGGATGACGGGCGCTATCAGCTTCGCCAGCTTCCTGTATGACGATGTGACCGACAGGCCGACAAAGTCGACCTTGTGTTCCCTGAACAGGTTGATGACATTCTTGAGTTCGTGCGGCTTCGGATAGCGGAAGTAGTTCCTCTTCAAATCCTCGTAAAAGAGCTCCACACACTCGTAGCCCGCATTCCGAAACGTAGCGCCAAGGTTTCGTATCCCGAGCGATTCATAGCAGAACAGGGCCATAAGGCCGATAACCGGTTTTTTCCCGTGAAGATTCAATTCCAGGAATGATGGTGCGTTTTTATGTGACATGCTACTTGGCATAATCGGCAATTATCGCAAAAACTGAAGTAAAAGGCCGCATTGCCTCAATTATTAAATTCAATTTGCTTTTCCTCATTTAACGATGATATCCCTCAAATTGGCATGCCTTCTTATCTCCTGGAAAGTAATGGTACCAAGGCGGAGTCTTTTTAGCACCATAAGCGAGAGTTTAACGATATTCGCTGTCCATGCGAAAAAGATA from Nitrospinota bacterium carries:
- a CDS encoding B12-binding domain-containing radical SAM protein produces the protein MSHKNAPSFLELNLHGKKPVIGLMALFCYESLGIRNLGATFRNAGYECVELFYEDLKRNYFRYPKPHELKNVINLFREHKVDFVGLSVTSSYRKLAKLIAPVIREELGVPVICGSIDPTSCPDETMEYADAACVGDGEKALLSFMKGLEEGSDITGIQGLWLKKPDGGIIKNGMTEWVDINDLPIIHYDAPGKYHTRGGEVIKGDPILNDTSLSMVGSRGCPHACNFCMNSFFPKANSKYIRLGNIDRIISEIKAAQKIMDVRRVKFYDELFATNKKWTEEFVEKYGRQVGVPFDAFLHPHHINDNLVAKLVSAGMYTVDMGIQSGSERVSNDLYGRRLSNEKVLNATRILTRHGVNSNYDLIIDNPLETSEDKRKNFEFMLQVPRPYSLIVVSLTHMPKTPLTKQLLEEGYIKTEDVEGYADNSLFQWEVSLTYKRSAEDRFWLALISLLTKDFVPKPFIKLLSKSWLLKKFPAPLVGFAWVMNFIKLGFIVLKRLRAGTTTLQEIRRFANLRDLMVK